In Amaranthus tricolor cultivar Red isolate AtriRed21 chromosome 5, ASM2621246v1, whole genome shotgun sequence, a genomic segment contains:
- the LOC130812769 gene encoding 60S acidic ribosomal protein P2A-like, whose product MKVVAAYLLACLGGNANPSADDVKSIFNSVGVEADDDMIELFMSQVSGKDITELIAAGREKLASVPAGGGAAVAVSGAAAGAGAAPAAAESKKEEKVEEKEESDDDMGFSLFD is encoded by the exons atgaaggttGTCGCTGCCTACTTGCTTGCCTGTTTGGGTGGGAATGCCAACCCATCAGCCGACGATGTCAAATCCATCTTCAACTCAG TTGGTGTCGAAGCTGATGATGACATGATTGAGCTGTTCATGTCGCAAGTTAGTGGCAAGGATATTACTGAGCTTATTGCTGCTGGTCGGGAAAAGTTAGCCTCTGTTCCTGCTGGTGGCGGTGCTGCTGTTGCTGTTTCTGGTGCTGCTGCCGGTGCCGGAGCTGCTCCAGCTGCTGCTGAGTCCAAGAAAGAGGAGAAAGTAGAAGAGAAAGAGGAATCAGATGAT GACATGGGATTCAGTCTATTTGACTGA
- the LOC130812768 gene encoding monodehydroascorbate reductase, seedling isozyme-like isoform X2, producing the protein MLVAPYERPALSKAYLFPEGTARLPGFHTCVGSGGERLLPDWYKEKGIELVLSTEIVKADIFSKSLTSAAGDIFKFDILIIATGSTVIRLTDFGVQGADAQNIFYLREIDDADKLVEAIKAKKNGTAVVVGGGYIGLELSAALRINNLDVTMVYPEPWCMPRLFTADIAKFYEGYYANKGIKIIKGTVATGFSSNDKGEVKQVQLKDGRVLEADIVIVGVGGRPLTALFKGQVQEEKGGIKTDAFFKTNVADVYAVGDVATFPMKIYGDIRRVEHVDHARKSAEQAVKAIKASEEGKSIEEYDYLPYFYSRSFDLSWQFYGDNVGETVLFGDNDPTSSTHKFGTYWIKDGKVVGAFLESGTPEENKAIASVARVQPAVESTDQLSKEGLGFASRI; encoded by the exons GAGCGACTTCTTCCTGACTGGTACAAGGAAAAAG GAATTGAGTTGGTCCTGAGCACAGAAATTGTAAAAGCCGATATTTTTTCCAAGTCCCTCACAAGTGCTGCTGGagatattttcaaatttgacaTTTTGATCATTGCAACCGGTTCAACA GTCATTAGATTGACAGATTTTGGAGTTCAAGGAGCTGATGCACAGAACATCTTCTATCTCAGAGAAATTGATGATGCTGACAAGCTTGTAGAAGCAATTAAAGCAAAAAAGAATGGTACAGCTGTAGTTGTTGGTGGAGGTTATATTGGTCTGGAGCTTAGTGCTGCACTGAGAATCAACAATCTGGATGTCACCATGGTTTATCCAGAGCCCTGGTGCA TGCCTCGTCTTTTTACTGCTGATATAGCCAAGTTCTATGAGGGTTATTATGCTAACAAAggaatcaaaattataaaaggaACAGTAGCTACTGGATTCAGCTCCAACGATAAGGGAGAG GTGAAACAGGTGCAGCTAAAGGATGGTAGGGTGCTTGAAGCTGATATTGTGATTGTTGGTGTTGGTGGAAGGCCTCTCACTGCGTTGTTCAAGGGGCAAGTTCAAGAGGAGAAAGGAGGGATTAAG ACCGATGCATTCTTTAAAACTAATGTTGCTGATGTGTACGCTGTCGGTGATGTTGCCACCTTTCCAATGAAAATATATGGCGATATAAGAAGAGTTGAACATGTTGATCATGCCCGTAAATCTGCTGAGCAGGCTGTGAAG GCCATCAAGGCCAGCGAGGAAGGAAAGTCAATTGAAGAATATGATTATCTACCCTACTTCTATTCTAGATCATTTGATCTATCCTGGCAATTCTATGGCGATAATGTGGGAGAAACAGTTCTATTTGGAGACAACGACCCAACATCATCAACACACAAGTTTGGTACATACTGGATAAAAGATGGGAAAGTTGTAGGAGCATTCCTGGAGAGTGGAACTCCAGAGGAAAACAAGGCTATTGCTTCAGTTGCTAGAGTGCAGCCTGCAGTGGAGAGCACGGATCAGCTTTCAAAGGAAGGACTTGGCTTTGCCTCTAGGATCTGA